From one Streptomyces sp. R41 genomic stretch:
- a CDS encoding glycosyltransferase family 39 protein, which translates to MVITAPIPASRDEFRSAEAPEPGGSRTGLWLWPFVLTFGLTDYGLADSQLGRDELVTWDMVNRSTGQILATLQNVDAVHGTYYLLMHLWVGLFGDSVISLRIPTALAVAGTASVVSLIGDRLFGHRAGILAGILFAIVPAVSRYGQEARSYALVIFAVSLATLLLLRALDNPRSPWRWAAYSLTLAVVGLLHLIALSVVLAHACVLAAHARQDRSLWWKSGLALLATAGCVAPVALLGRSQAQRQLYWVPEPDSWAFLSMMRDVFASALCAGALIALALLARSPRKAPLLLCGTWALVPPVLVWLASHGEVSYFRHVYVLFTLPAWALLAGAGLSTVPRSRKATAALVAALAVLTLSDQKQMRQPFEHDAPVPLDYAAAADVIKQRHQPGDAVVYDRANTWKLDSGVQYYLPRDLKMRDVFLSRTPTAINDLYPVECSAPVHCLKGEQRIWLLTQGADFPFTAINPMQANALQSQYKLSASESVTGMTVSLLVRKEKS; encoded by the coding sequence ATGGTAATCACCGCGCCGATTCCCGCTTCACGCGATGAATTCCGGAGCGCCGAGGCCCCCGAGCCCGGAGGTAGCCGGACCGGCCTGTGGCTGTGGCCGTTCGTCCTCACTTTCGGCCTGACCGACTACGGACTGGCCGACTCTCAGCTGGGCCGCGACGAATTGGTCACCTGGGACATGGTGAACCGCAGCACCGGCCAGATCCTCGCCACTCTCCAGAACGTCGACGCCGTGCACGGCACGTATTACCTGCTGATGCACCTGTGGGTGGGGCTCTTCGGCGATTCCGTCATTTCCCTGCGGATTCCCACCGCGTTGGCAGTGGCCGGAACCGCGTCCGTAGTGAGTCTCATCGGAGACCGGCTCTTCGGACACCGTGCCGGGATTCTCGCCGGAATTCTCTTCGCGATCGTGCCGGCGGTGAGCCGCTATGGCCAGGAAGCCCGCAGCTACGCGCTGGTGATTTTCGCCGTCTCCCTGGCGACGCTCCTGCTGCTCCGGGCGCTGGACAACCCTCGCAGTCCCTGGCGATGGGCTGCCTACTCACTCACCCTGGCCGTCGTCGGACTTCTCCACCTGATCGCGCTGTCCGTCGTACTCGCCCACGCCTGCGTGCTCGCGGCCCATGCGCGACAGGACCGCTCCCTGTGGTGGAAGTCCGGCCTAGCTCTTCTGGCCACCGCCGGCTGCGTCGCCCCGGTCGCCCTGCTCGGCCGCTCCCAGGCGCAACGCCAGCTGTACTGGGTCCCGGAGCCCGACTCCTGGGCATTCCTGTCGATGATGCGTGACGTCTTCGCCTCCGCGCTGTGCGCCGGCGCCCTGATCGCCCTTGCCCTTCTGGCCCGTTCGCCGCGCAAGGCCCCCCTGCTCCTGTGCGGCACCTGGGCCCTTGTGCCCCCCGTCCTCGTCTGGCTCGCCTCGCACGGCGAGGTCTCCTACTTCCGCCACGTCTACGTCCTCTTCACCCTCCCGGCCTGGGCACTCCTCGCCGGCGCCGGCCTCTCCACGGTCCCCCGCTCCCGGAAAGCCACCGCGGCCCTCGTCGCGGCGCTGGCCGTCCTCACCCTGTCCGATCAGAAACAGATGCGACAGCCGTTCGAGCACGACGCCCCCGTGCCCCTCGACTACGCGGCGGCGGCCGACGTGATCAAGCAGCGCCACCAGCCCGGGGACGCCGTCGTCTACGACCGCGCGAACACCTGGAAGCTCGACAGCGGAGTCCAGTACTACCTGCCCCGCGACCTGAAGATGCGCGACGTCTTCCTGTCCAGGACCCCCACCGCGATCAACGACCTTTACCCGGTCGAGTGCTCCGCCCCGGTCCATTGCCTCAAGGGCGAGCAACGTATCTGGCTGCTGACCCAGGGCGCCGACTTCCCTTTCACCGCCATCAACCCGATGCAGGCGAACGCCCTGCAGAGCCAGTACAAGCTGTCCGCGAGTGAATCGGTGACGGGGATGACCGTGAGCCTGCTCGTACGCAAGGAGAAGAGCTAG
- a CDS encoding glycosyltransferase, with protein MIVKNEAHVIRRCLESVRPLVDTWVILDTGSADGTQDVIRETLADLPGALYESPWKGFDLSRTEAIDLARDRADYLLFIDADDVMETGPGFTMPELTYDCYDFEVRHGPIVHWRPTMVSTRLPWRYVGVLHEYLECDTPFSRATFEGARMVIMGGGGRLQGSQRKKYLRDAAILKEGLTKEPDNARYAFYLAQSWRDAGEPAKALAAYDRRAAMGGFAEEAFCARLYAARLAVDLKRRMPEVMSRFLEAHEYRPTRAEPLGELAHLCRMNGERWPLAYMFARRAVEIPQPEDILFVEHPWYDWRALDELAVASYWVGAYRESLECCEKLLDGGKLPDAHRERVVANRDFARAKLRLGSGAGARTLVGN; from the coding sequence ATGATCGTCAAGAATGAGGCACACGTGATCCGACGCTGCCTCGAATCCGTGCGCCCCCTTGTCGACACATGGGTCATCCTTGACACAGGCTCGGCCGACGGCACCCAGGACGTCATCCGCGAAACTCTCGCCGACCTGCCCGGGGCGCTGTACGAGAGCCCTTGGAAGGGCTTCGACCTGAGCCGCACCGAGGCGATCGATCTGGCACGGGACCGCGCGGACTACCTTCTGTTCATCGACGCCGACGACGTGATGGAGACCGGTCCGGGCTTCACGATGCCGGAACTGACCTATGACTGCTACGACTTCGAGGTGCGCCACGGTCCCATCGTCCACTGGCGCCCGACGATGGTGTCGACGCGCCTCCCCTGGCGGTACGTCGGTGTGCTGCACGAGTACCTGGAGTGCGACACGCCTTTCAGCCGGGCGACCTTCGAAGGCGCGCGCATGGTCATCATGGGCGGCGGCGGACGTCTCCAGGGAAGCCAGCGGAAGAAGTATCTCCGCGATGCCGCGATCCTCAAGGAGGGACTCACCAAGGAGCCGGACAACGCCCGTTACGCCTTCTATCTTGCCCAGAGCTGGCGCGACGCAGGTGAACCCGCGAAGGCGCTCGCCGCGTACGACCGGCGCGCGGCCATGGGCGGCTTCGCCGAGGAAGCGTTCTGTGCCCGGCTCTACGCGGCGCGGCTCGCGGTGGATCTCAAGCGCCGGATGCCCGAGGTCATGTCCCGTTTCCTGGAGGCGCACGAGTACCGGCCCACACGGGCCGAACCGCTCGGTGAGCTCGCACACCTGTGCCGTATGAACGGAGAGCGCTGGCCGCTCGCGTACATGTTCGCGCGGCGCGCGGTGGAGATCCCGCAGCCGGAGGACATCCTGTTCGTGGAGCATCCCTGGTACGACTGGCGAGCGCTGGACGAACTGGCCGTGGCGTCGTACTGGGTGGGCGCGTACCGCGAATCCCTGGAGTGCTGCGAGAAGCTACTGGACGGCGGGAAGTTGCCCGACGCCCATCGTGAACGAGTCGTCGCGAACAGGGACTTCGCGCGCGCCAAGCTCCGTCTGGGCTCCGGGGCGGGCGCGAGGACACTCGTCGGCAACTGA
- a CDS encoding DUF899 domain-containing protein, with translation MTTTPGNASSNLPGKPPVVDLATWQAAREELLVREKAHTHEGDAIAAARRRLPMVELDGTVEVVGPDGPVPFLDLFQGRDELVVYKHMWYDGAPHQGQCEGCTTTAWHMKDAVYLNARGVSFAILTTGPWDEVASYVEFMGYTQPWYSVRDVDAPVGGSMGYITCFLRDGDRVFLTYSTTGRGNEPVNGSLSLLDMTPYGRGEAWEDNPEGRPVIGDVREGHPSVGRQACWYWRSDADGNATWGPTSRPVPQWTRPGATPVETLGRQGHHH, from the coding sequence ATGACGACCACGCCCGGCAACGCGAGCAGCAACCTCCCCGGCAAGCCGCCGGTCGTCGACCTGGCCACCTGGCAGGCGGCGCGCGAGGAGCTGCTGGTCCGCGAGAAGGCGCACACTCATGAGGGCGACGCGATCGCCGCGGCCCGGCGGCGGCTGCCGATGGTGGAGCTCGACGGGACGGTCGAGGTCGTCGGACCCGACGGGCCGGTCCCGTTCCTGGACCTGTTCCAGGGCCGCGACGAGCTCGTGGTCTACAAGCACATGTGGTACGACGGCGCGCCGCACCAGGGGCAGTGCGAGGGCTGCACCACCACGGCCTGGCACATGAAGGACGCCGTCTACCTCAACGCCCGCGGCGTCTCGTTCGCCATCCTGACCACGGGCCCGTGGGACGAGGTGGCCTCCTACGTCGAGTTCATGGGCTACACCCAGCCCTGGTACTCGGTGCGCGACGTGGACGCGCCGGTCGGCGGCAGCATGGGTTACATCACCTGCTTCCTGCGCGACGGCGACCGTGTGTTCCTCACCTACTCCACGACGGGCCGTGGCAACGAGCCGGTCAACGGGTCCCTCAGCCTGCTCGACATGACGCCTTACGGCCGCGGCGAGGCGTGGGAGGACAACCCCGAAGGCCGGCCTGTGATCGGCGATGTCCGCGAGGGGCACCCGTCTGTGGGCCGCCAGGCCTGCTGGTACTGGCGCTCGGACGCCGACGGGAACGCCACCTGGGGTCCGACCAGCCGGCCCGTGCCCCAGTGGACCCGCCCCGGCGCGACCCCCGTGGAGACCCTCGGCCGGCAAGGCCACCACCACTGA
- a CDS encoding amino acid permease: MFSSVVIGLASTAPAYSLAATLGLIVAAVGLQAPIIIMLSFVPMLLIAYAYRELNASNADCGTTFTWATRAFGPRTGWMGGWGIIVANVIVMASLAEIAGTYTFRLVGLNGLADDRLWTTVAGVVWIAVMTTVCYVGIQFSAAVQRWLLCLEVGMLVLLAVAAMVRAYTDAPPTAIHVSASWFNPFEVSSVKGLTSGLLAGVFIYWGWDTAVSINEETVDSTRIPGRAAVTSTVLLLITYALVATSAQAFAGVGSSGVGLGNISNSDDVFSGLGEAVFGSSDTGLFLSRLLILMVLTSALASTQTTILPLARTVFSMAVHKALPSRFARVHRKFLTPTWSTVGMGAVSIALLVLLASFSGNVLADSVDSVGLAIAFHYGLTGFACVWYHRKILNRSTRDLVFKGVLPGLGGLIMLCLFLYAAFVYADPGYGATSVDLPLIGPTGGVTVLGLGALLLGLLLMPVVTRGHAVALKLQRSLLPRRLPPHAAVDSASRYLPADSGSGVGGDWYDVIPLSGTRVGLVVGDVLGHGLRAAATMGRLRTGVRVLARLDLSPDELLSRLGDLVEQTAHEGGAGHGPGHLRPQVDEALGVTCLYGVYDPGSGKCSLARAGESVLAVVEPHTGVVDYPELPPGPPLGFGGPPYQSTELELPPGSLIALFTGGLLQATDGRDAGLAQLSQVLADDRGSLEELCDRAVTCLLPGPVDEDATLLVARTHLLDRKQFTQWELPPDPAAVATIRAAVSKQLGDWGLDDLAFASELIVSELVTNAIRYVGGPIQVRLIRDRTLICEVSDTGHTTPNLRHAASDDEGGRGLFIIAQMTHHWGTRYTPTGKTIWTEQDLPSADGQ; encoded by the coding sequence ATGTTCTCCTCGGTGGTCATCGGGTTGGCCTCCACCGCCCCGGCCTACAGCCTCGCCGCAACGCTGGGCCTCATCGTGGCGGCGGTCGGCCTGCAGGCCCCGATCATCATCATGCTGTCGTTCGTGCCGATGCTGCTGATCGCGTACGCCTACCGGGAGCTCAACGCGAGCAACGCCGACTGCGGAACCACCTTCACCTGGGCAACCCGCGCCTTCGGCCCACGCACCGGCTGGATGGGCGGCTGGGGCATCATCGTCGCGAACGTCATCGTCATGGCGAGCCTCGCCGAGATCGCCGGTACCTACACCTTTCGGTTGGTGGGCCTGAACGGACTGGCGGATGACCGGCTGTGGACCACCGTGGCGGGCGTCGTCTGGATCGCCGTGATGACCACGGTCTGCTACGTCGGCATCCAGTTCTCGGCCGCCGTCCAGCGCTGGCTGCTGTGCCTGGAAGTGGGGATGCTGGTCCTTCTCGCCGTCGCCGCGATGGTCAGGGCCTATACCGACGCTCCCCCGACGGCGATCCATGTCTCCGCCTCCTGGTTCAACCCCTTCGAGGTGTCCTCGGTGAAGGGCCTCACTTCGGGCCTCCTGGCGGGAGTCTTCATCTACTGGGGCTGGGACACCGCCGTCTCGATCAACGAGGAAACCGTCGACAGCACACGCATCCCCGGGCGCGCCGCGGTCACGTCCACCGTGTTGCTCCTGATCACGTACGCGCTCGTGGCCACCTCGGCGCAGGCCTTCGCCGGAGTCGGCTCCTCGGGCGTCGGGCTGGGCAACATCAGCAACTCGGACGATGTGTTCTCCGGTCTGGGCGAGGCCGTCTTCGGGAGCAGCGACACAGGGCTTTTCCTGTCGAGACTGCTGATCCTGATGGTGCTGACCTCGGCGCTCGCCTCCACCCAGACCACCATCCTGCCGCTGGCCCGGACCGTCTTCTCCATGGCGGTCCACAAGGCCCTCCCGTCCCGGTTCGCCCGGGTCCACCGCAAGTTCCTCACCCCGACCTGGTCGACCGTCGGCATGGGAGCGGTCTCGATCGCCTTGCTCGTACTGCTGGCCTCCTTCAGCGGGAACGTGCTGGCCGACTCGGTCGATTCGGTGGGCCTCGCGATCGCGTTCCACTACGGGCTGACCGGATTCGCCTGCGTCTGGTACCACCGCAAGATCCTCAATCGGAGTACCAGGGACCTTGTCTTCAAGGGCGTGTTGCCCGGGCTGGGCGGGCTGATCATGCTTTGCCTGTTTCTCTACGCCGCCTTCGTCTACGCGGACCCCGGGTACGGGGCGACCAGCGTCGACCTGCCGCTGATCGGACCGACCGGCGGGGTCACCGTCCTGGGCCTGGGCGCCCTGCTGCTCGGTCTCCTGCTGATGCCGGTGGTCACCCGTGGCCACGCGGTGGCCCTCAAACTCCAGCGGAGCCTTCTTCCGCGCCGTCTGCCGCCGCACGCCGCCGTCGACTCGGCGAGCCGCTATCTGCCCGCCGACAGCGGGTCCGGGGTGGGCGGCGACTGGTACGACGTCATCCCCCTGTCGGGCACCCGGGTCGGCCTGGTCGTCGGGGACGTACTCGGTCACGGCCTGCGCGCCGCGGCCACCATGGGACGCCTGCGCACGGGTGTGCGCGTCCTGGCCCGGCTGGACCTGAGCCCGGACGAGCTCCTGTCCCGCCTGGGCGACCTGGTCGAGCAGACCGCGCACGAGGGCGGGGCCGGCCACGGCCCGGGCCACCTGAGGCCGCAGGTCGACGAGGCCCTGGGCGTGACGTGTCTGTACGGGGTGTACGACCCCGGCTCGGGGAAGTGCAGCCTGGCGCGGGCAGGGGAGTCGGTGCTGGCGGTCGTCGAACCGCACACGGGCGTCGTCGACTATCCGGAGCTGCCCCCCGGACCGCCGCTGGGGTTCGGTGGCCCGCCCTACCAGAGCACGGAACTGGAGCTCCCGCCGGGCAGTCTCATCGCCCTCTTCACGGGCGGTCTCCTCCAGGCGACCGACGGCCGTGACGCCGGGCTCGCGCAGCTGTCCCAGGTCCTCGCCGACGACCGAGGGTCCCTGGAAGAGCTGTGCGACCGGGCGGTGACCTGCCTGCTGCCCGGGCCGGTGGACGAGGACGCGACGCTGCTCGTGGCCCGTACGCACCTGCTCGACCGGAAGCAGTTCACCCAGTGGGAACTGCCCCCGGACCCGGCGGCGGTGGCCACCATCCGCGCCGCCGTCAGCAAGCAGCTCGGCGACTGGGGGCTGGACGACCTGGCGTTCGCCAGCGAGCTCATCGTCAGCGAACTCGTCACCAACGCCATCCGCTACGTCGGCGGCCCGATCCAGGTACGCCTGATCCGCGACCGGACCCTGATCTGCGAAGTCTCCGACACCGGCCACACCACGCCCAATCTGCGGCACGCCGCGAGCGACGACGAGGGAGGCCGGGGGCTGTTCATCATCGCCCAGATGACCCACCACTGGGGCACGCGCTACACCCCCACCGGCAAGACGATCTGGACCGAACAGGACCTGCCGTCGGCGGACGGCCAGTAG
- a CDS encoding DUF899 domain-containing protein codes for MTTHALPPVVDAATWERQLEALRAREKAATRELDAIAAERRRLPMVEMPDYTLEGEDGPVRLADIFEGKRQLIVYNHMWFAGKEWQCPGCTGFTSQYTRLEFLDNYDARFVIVTQGPIKEALAYKQRVGNQMAWYSTADSSFGADVGAPPDGGFAVNVFLRDGDTVYRTWHTNGRGTEQLSHTFALIDLLPYGRQEEWQDSPEGWPQSPTYSRWATSKDIAALYGSGSGGGGGGGG; via the coding sequence ATGACCACCCACGCACTACCCCCCGTCGTCGACGCCGCAACTTGGGAGCGCCAGCTCGAGGCACTGCGTGCCCGGGAGAAGGCCGCGACGCGGGAGCTTGACGCCATCGCCGCCGAGCGTCGTCGCCTGCCGATGGTCGAGATGCCCGACTACACCCTCGAGGGCGAGGACGGCCCCGTTCGGCTGGCGGACATCTTCGAAGGCAAGAGGCAACTGATCGTCTACAACCACATGTGGTTCGCCGGCAAGGAATGGCAGTGCCCGGGCTGCACGGGGTTCACTTCGCAGTACACCCGCCTGGAATTCCTGGACAACTACGATGCGCGATTCGTCATCGTCACCCAGGGCCCGATCAAAGAGGCACTCGCCTACAAGCAGCGGGTCGGCAACCAGATGGCGTGGTACTCGACTGCCGACAGCTCATTCGGGGCCGACGTCGGCGCACCGCCCGACGGAGGATTCGCGGTCAACGTGTTCCTGCGCGACGGCGACACCGTCTATCGCACCTGGCACACCAACGGCCGGGGTACCGAACAGCTCAGTCACACCTTCGCGCTGATCGATCTCCTACCGTACGGACGGCAGGAGGAATGGCAGGACTCGCCCGAGGGCTGGCCTCAGTCGCCCACCTACAGCCGCTGGGCGACGTCCAAGGACATCGCTGCGCTCTATGGCTCGGGCTCCGGCGGCGGCGGCGGCGGCGGCGGCTGA
- a CDS encoding recombinase family protein: MGKRTRTRVAAEQRQYSVEAEWTAADLALLRDLKKAESLLPDDAPRALLSVRLSVLTDETTSPARQELDLRILARERGYRVAGVASDLNVSATKVPPWKRKELGDWLNNRVPEFDVLLFWKLDRFVRRLSDLSTMIDWCLKYGKNLVSKNDSIDLTTTAGKIMVTIIGGIAEIEAANTSTRVASLWDYTKTQGEWLVGKPAYGYETADDEAGRVVLVINKDASRALRWCRDAALREKPASARRMAKVLVRAGLCGPGLTTSTMIRRLRNPALMGYRVEEDKNGGVRRSKIVLGGNAKPIRVADPIFNEDEFKSLQDALDRRGKNQPARSPLGATRFLGVLICDDCDAHMTVQRNRVKERDYAYLRCGKCKAGGHGAPNPHEIYSKFVEDVLKVLGDEPVMTREYRQGAEARKDQQRLEQSISYYMTGLEPGGRFTKTRFTKDQAEKTLDDLIKQLEAMDPESTQDRWVAVHDGKSFRERWEEGGMEAMADDLLRVGVKCKIKRTKVKGVRAPHIHMKLMIPKDVRDRLILKEDDFAEAF, encoded by the coding sequence ATGGGTAAACGCACCAGGACGCGAGTCGCAGCAGAGCAGAGGCAGTACTCCGTTGAGGCCGAGTGGACAGCTGCGGATCTTGCTCTCTTGAGAGATCTGAAGAAGGCAGAGTCCCTGTTGCCAGACGACGCGCCCCGGGCCTTGTTATCCGTGCGGCTGTCCGTCCTCACCGACGAGACGACATCGCCAGCCCGCCAGGAACTTGATCTACGCATACTCGCCAGGGAGCGCGGCTACCGTGTAGCCGGCGTCGCCAGCGACCTCAACGTGTCGGCGACCAAGGTCCCGCCGTGGAAGCGCAAAGAGCTAGGAGACTGGCTCAACAACCGGGTGCCTGAGTTCGACGTCCTGCTCTTCTGGAAGCTGGACCGCTTCGTACGACGCCTGTCCGACCTCAGCACCATGATCGACTGGTGCCTGAAGTACGGGAAGAACCTGGTCTCAAAGAACGACTCCATCGATCTCACCACCACGGCGGGGAAGATCATGGTCACGATCATCGGTGGCATCGCCGAGATCGAAGCGGCCAACACGAGTACGCGCGTCGCGAGTCTCTGGGACTACACCAAGACACAAGGCGAGTGGCTCGTCGGCAAGCCCGCATACGGCTATGAGACGGCGGACGATGAGGCCGGCAGGGTCGTCCTCGTCATCAACAAGGACGCGAGCCGAGCGCTGCGCTGGTGCCGCGACGCCGCGTTGAGGGAGAAACCCGCTTCCGCCCGCCGCATGGCGAAGGTTCTCGTCCGTGCAGGACTTTGCGGACCAGGACTCACGACGTCAACGATGATCCGTCGGCTCAGGAACCCAGCGCTCATGGGTTACCGCGTAGAAGAGGACAAGAACGGGGGCGTGCGCCGCTCAAAGATCGTGCTGGGCGGCAACGCCAAGCCGATCCGCGTAGCCGATCCGATCTTCAACGAGGACGAGTTCAAGAGCCTTCAGGACGCATTGGACCGACGCGGGAAGAACCAACCCGCCCGCAGTCCGCTGGGAGCGACGAGGTTCCTCGGCGTCCTGATCTGCGACGACTGCGATGCGCACATGACAGTGCAGAGAAACCGAGTCAAGGAACGCGACTACGCATACCTGCGGTGTGGCAAATGCAAGGCCGGAGGCCACGGCGCGCCCAACCCTCATGAGATCTACAGCAAGTTCGTCGAGGACGTCCTGAAGGTTCTGGGGGACGAGCCAGTCATGACACGCGAGTACCGGCAGGGGGCCGAGGCCCGCAAGGATCAGCAGCGCCTCGAACAATCCATCAGCTACTACATGACAGGACTTGAGCCCGGAGGCCGCTTCACGAAGACCCGGTTCACCAAGGACCAGGCCGAGAAGACGCTGGACGACTTGATCAAACAGTTGGAGGCGATGGACCCCGAGTCCACCCAGGACCGATGGGTGGCCGTGCACGACGGCAAGTCGTTCCGCGAGCGCTGGGAGGAAGGCGGCATGGAAGCGATGGCCGACGATCTGCTTCGGGTCGGCGTGAAGTGCAAGATCAAACGGACCAAGGTGAAGGGCGTCCGTGCTCCGCACATCCACATGAAGCTCATGATCCCCAAGGACGTGCGGGACCGGCTGATACTAAAGGAGGACGACTTCGCGGAAGCCTTCTGA
- a CDS encoding caspase family protein encodes MAVREALLVATSKYADPQLNQLSAPGRDVQLLAEVLSVADIGGYAVRTVVDQPAHIIRRKVQDFLIRRRTDDQLLVYFSCHGIKDDDGQLHFAGTDTEHDPDVLESSAVSAAFLSSQLNRCVARNIVVLLDCCYSGAFDPRAKGDLSVNLRERLAGTGTAVITATNALQYAWEGDHFAETGQEQISAFTSAIVGGLRTGDADLDRDGWVSVEDLYLYVNDHIVASGARQTPKRWLLGGEGSLMIARHANFRAAMPEPGSAPSTAATKAASQEEPLTAARPSGRAPSELGAGVPPTPDTTAAASFFYNLLAHAGAVISVAFSADGTMLASTGDDKAVYLWDPVACIPLRMLSGHTGMGKVTGWVNGVAFSPDGKLLATAGDDKTVRLWNPSTGAQLRVLTGHTGRAGMGGCVYDVAFSPDGQLLASVGGDKTVRLWNPSTGTQLRVLAGHTDRKVGSFKAAWETMTSRSRVTFSWDGKTLAHSGGGAVTVWDALTGVQLHTVTDHAGIRALAFSPDGKLLATAGSDKTVQLRDPDTGSLLITLVGHTWWVNDVAFRRDGQLLASSGSDDTIRLWNPVDGTQVRIFNSHSKGVNAVTFSPDGSLLATACEDSTVRLWDLSKQ; translated from the coding sequence ATGGCGGTGCGTGAGGCGCTGCTTGTCGCCACTTCAAAATATGCCGATCCCCAGCTTAACCAGCTCAGCGCGCCCGGACGGGACGTCCAGTTGCTCGCGGAGGTCCTGTCCGTGGCGGATATCGGCGGCTACGCGGTCCGCACGGTCGTGGACCAGCCCGCGCACATCATCCGCCGTAAGGTGCAGGACTTCCTCATTCGCCGCCGGACGGACGATCAGTTGCTCGTCTACTTCTCCTGCCACGGCATCAAGGATGATGACGGCCAACTGCACTTCGCTGGTACAGACACCGAGCACGACCCGGACGTGCTGGAATCGAGTGCCGTCTCGGCGGCCTTTCTCAGCAGCCAGCTCAACCGGTGTGTCGCCCGCAACATCGTCGTCCTGCTCGACTGCTGCTACAGCGGGGCCTTCGACCCGCGCGCGAAGGGAGACCTGTCGGTCAACCTCCGCGAGCGATTGGCCGGCACCGGGACTGCCGTCATCACCGCGACCAACGCGCTGCAATACGCCTGGGAAGGCGACCACTTCGCGGAGACGGGGCAGGAGCAGATCTCCGCTTTCACGTCTGCGATCGTGGGTGGCCTGCGCACCGGCGACGCCGACCTCGACCGGGATGGCTGGGTGTCCGTCGAGGACCTCTACCTCTATGTGAACGACCACATAGTGGCGAGTGGTGCCAGACAGACCCCCAAACGGTGGCTGCTCGGCGGTGAGGGAAGCCTGATGATCGCCAGGCATGCCAACTTTCGCGCGGCGATGCCGGAGCCTGGATCGGCACCCAGCACGGCGGCGACCAAGGCGGCTTCACAAGAGGAGCCGCTCACCGCGGCACGGCCTTCTGGTCGTGCCCCGTCGGAGCTTGGTGCAGGTGTACCCCCCACGCCGGATACCACGGCTGCCGCATCGTTCTTCTACAACTTGCTCGCCCACGCGGGAGCGGTTATCAGCGTGGCGTTCAGCGCGGACGGGACGATGCTCGCCAGCACGGGAGACGACAAGGCGGTGTACCTATGGGATCCAGTGGCCTGCATTCCGCTTCGTATGCTGAGTGGCCATACAGGGATGGGAAAGGTGACGGGATGGGTCAATGGGGTGGCGTTCAGCCCGGACGGAAAGCTGCTCGCTACTGCCGGCGACGACAAGACGGTTCGGCTCTGGAACCCGTCCACCGGTGCCCAACTGCGCGTGTTGACCGGGCACACGGGACGTGCAGGGATGGGTGGCTGCGTCTACGACGTGGCGTTCAGCCCGGACGGGCAGTTGCTCGCCAGTGTGGGTGGCGACAAGACGGTTCGGCTCTGGAACCCGTCCACTGGAACCCAACTGCGGGTGCTGGCCGGCCACACCGACCGAAAGGTGGGTTCGTTCAAGGCGGCCTGGGAAACCATGACGAGCAGATCCAGGGTGACCTTTAGCTGGGACGGCAAAACTCTGGCCCATTCCGGAGGGGGCGCTGTGACAGTGTGGGACGCGTTGACAGGCGTCCAACTCCATACGGTGACCGATCACGCGGGAATCCGTGCACTGGCATTCAGTCCAGACGGAAAACTTCTTGCCACTGCGGGCAGTGACAAGACAGTGCAGCTGCGGGATCCCGACACAGGTTCCTTGCTGATCACCCTTGTGGGCCATACATGGTGGGTTAACGACGTTGCTTTCAGGCGCGATGGACAACTGCTCGCCAGCTCAGGTAGCGACGACACGATCCGGTTGTGGAACCCGGTCGACGGAACCCAAGTCCGCATTTTCAACAGCCACTCAAAGGGCGTCAACGCAGTGACGTTCAGCCCAGACGGGAGTCTCCTCGCGACGGCTTGTGAGGATTCGACCGTACGTTTATGGGATCTTTCGAAGCAATGA